The following is a genomic window from Elaeis guineensis isolate ETL-2024a chromosome 10, EG11, whole genome shotgun sequence.
tataatataatattaaaatatgatattataaaaaaaattattttagtattactATTTAAATACTAATCATATCAAATAAATAGTTATAAACTAAGAATATTATAcaataataatttttgataatataAGCAATATGCAATGCCCTTTGTTATCATTTTCTTACACTAAAAGCACTTTCTTAGTTTGATTACCAAACAAATGTTAATGTTCCACAATGCTATCACAACGTAATCACCGAACAGCAAACAGCTTTTTATTACCAACAACAACACAACCACCCAAAGctataaaataaaatctccacTACCTAAAACAAGGGCTAAGACTTTTCAAGGAAAACCCCTCctaaataaaagcaaagaaagtTCTCTTCACTCTTTCCTATAATCTCTTCGACTCTCATAAAATTTTAGTGATCATTTATTCATCAACAAACTTCCATATCTCTCTCCCTCTAATCTTATATGCTCAAAATTCGCATGAGATGATCTCTGAGAAACCAACACTGATAAATTTGTTTTGCATCACAAACAACAAGCTTTATCATCCCTTTGTGATCTTTCATCTTCATATCATTTAGCAGGTTACCCTATCTCATTATGACCAAGGTGATGCCTAACTGTTATACATTCATTATTATGTCAAGGAGACCACTTCATAATTCAACACTAAGATAACGTCTTTAATGTACTAACCTGCACTACCATAATCAATGATGCTATAGTTTTAATGCGACCAACCCACTTAGATGTAGCCATGGCCTTCAACTCTAGGGTTTTCTATGATAACACCACTAATCGTCCAATAGACAAACATGAATTGGATGCCCCTAACAATAAGCATTAGCAAGACATTATACAGAAGTTCCATCAGCCAAACTACATAGAGAAGGCAAAGTGCAACCAAGAAGCAAACTAAATTTAGTTGCTTTCAACTCGGCCCACTTGGCCCAAGTTTGGACCATTCCTAAGCAAGGATTTCTACATCACTAGGTTGCTAAACCCAAATTTTTAAACCAGCTTGAAATTCACACTAAGCCCTTGTTGAATAACAATTTCACATGCCCAACCCAAACTTCTACAaatatgcacaaaaaaaaaaaaaaatatgacatatTAATATGTGGCACAAATATAGTTATAACTATGATAATGATCACTTTGCAAAACACTTCCTTTGTCCAAAATCCAATAAGTCCACCTGAATCACCTCTGCGCCCATTTCTCCACCTCTCTCACCTTTAACCCCTTTCCTCATACCTCCTCCATGTTATACCCTCATCTCTCAGCACCTCAATCACCCATATCTCTGTTCCATGTTCCTTTCACCCCTTCCTCTCAATAGCCACTCACGAGACTACAACCATATTGCTCTTTGATCACGTATATTccatctcactctctctctctctctctatctttgtTGCTCCTAGTGCCAACTGTCACCATACTTACTTGTGCAATGAATCCCATGTCTCTCCTTCCCCTCTAACCTTAGAATTACACTTGAATTGTCAGATTTGTTGTCTCAGGGTTGATCACCTCAGGCAGGGCTATTCCCAAGCTTGGAATGTTCCACTCTTGACTAAGATCGAACAGAAAAATATAGGAATGAAACCAAAATGGGTTGAGCTTGGGTCACCATGTTGGACCTTGACACTATGCCACGGCCTCGGCCAAACTTGGCCCAACCTAATAATTGTCTCGGGCTAGTTCAAACCCTAACAATTAAACCTTAGACATAAGCACACCACAAtggttttgattttctttttcgtAGGCATCACATAAGATTTATAAATATGCAGGAAAAGAAATCAGTTCTTTCTAATGGTACATTAGTTGATGTAAAGCATTTACATCAGAAGTCATGTATATGTTGATAAGCAAGGTCTGGAAAAACAGTATCAGGAACAATACCAATTCGGTGTAGCAGAATCGGTACAGTATATCAAGACAGGCTCCCAATACATTTTTCACACTCCTAGTCATGGTAGTTCTGCTAAGTACGGATACATTTAGCTCATATACAAAACTGAACCTCGGTACGATATCAGTACCTTACGCTAAGGTATGGTACAGTCAGCACAACAGACCTATTAAGTATAACAAGATAAGTGGTCTTATAAATTAATGTgcttattgataatttaaattttaaaccaaaaatcacttctactcttttttaattattttactaCAACCCTCATGATACAAAATGTGCATACAGTTTCTATAATATAGTAAGACTTTCAAGTtgctaaaattattaataataaaaaaaacatAGTAATGGAATTAAAATCACTCATTACTTTTCAATCTATTTTCAATTTTGTATAGGCATGCATATTTATAAAGAGGTAGAAAAATGCCCAATACTGTTAATTTTTCTCTTACCTGTCATGCATCCCTGATTGGAATAATGCGCGTAGATAATCACTACCAGAATACAATACAATTTTGTGTGCATGCTTGTGTGGTGATGAAGATTGGCACAAAGTACAACTCCAGATCATTCCTTCAGCTGCCCTGGCTTCCAAAATGACATCTCTGTGAACAAGATAAATGGTATGTACTTGAGCTAAAATTCACCATAAGTAAACCCTAATTGTGAGAAATATGATTCATTAAATAACAACTTCCCAAGAATACTTTCATGATGCAACTAACAAGCATGACCTACTTAAAAGACCAAATGAAAGATAAAAACTAAAATGCATGGAGATATATAATTTGGTTATTGACAACCAGAATTTCAAAGTCAGCTAACACAATGTAGCTATCTTCCTTCTACATTATGTTTCATTTATTTTCAGTTGCTCTATCATTCCAATAACTATCAATGCATCAGTATAACGAGACTCACGATAACAAATGTCCAGTTGGTTCCAGTGCCCCATTGAAGATGCAACTGGGACTACTTGTGCCCCATTTTGGCAACTTTCGGTGAAGCATGTCTGATAGAGACCTCAAACCACAACACTTGGCAAGAACTTTTAACGGCTTCACAAGGTCATCATCCACATGAATAAATCCTGTATAAACATATTCCAAGATCTTCTTTAAAGCACCACTATCAACACGATCGGACATTCGAACTTCATGTCTTGATCTTCCCTTATCCTTCCTACTCTCTTGCTCTTTGGAAGATCCATCACCCCAGGTTTTCTCCTTCTGAAAAGATTCTTTAGGAGGTAGCAAATATGGGCACCTAGCTGCAAGAATGGCTCCATGGACTGTAAGAGATTGACCATTTGAGAGTAACAATTCCAAATCAGCAAGTACATCCTCGTGAAGTGCTCTCTCCATCTTTCTGCCAATCTTGCTTGGAAAACCATAAAATCCAAAGAAACTCAAAATGTGTGCACTGTACCATTGAGGACCAGATCCAAAGATGTTACTTGAGATATACTGAAGAATATTAATTAAATCTTGAGATTCACAATGTTCACACATTGTGCAAATAACAATCTCACCGGATGTTAACTTATGGTGATTGCACGAGAGATTGGAGAACTCTATCAACTGAGAAAGTGTCTGGAGACTATAGAATAAAAGAATGTCTTCACCTTCCCAGTCTTCCACATGGCTCCAACAGCATGTTTTTCCATCAGAACTACTACGCAGATGAGAAGCAACACTAGACCTACTAACATGTATATCACTATTTAAGCACATCTTAATAATGCCAGACAATATCTTTATACCTTCACTATTGACAATGAGCTTTTGATACAGAGGTAAAGTTGAATAGCATGCCAAACTCATAAGGTTATTAACAGCACGAAGACTTTCAGACAATAATGAGACTTGTCCAGTAGCATTTAGTTGGAGGGAAGCTAGAATGCACTTCAAATAGGCATCACCAAAAGGTCCCACCATATCTGACAGACAGTGCCTTGCTTGTCGTTGAATGTATTTGGACGATGAAAAGACCATCAGTGAAACTGCCCTTAATACAGGTTCCAACTCAGACGTATAGGAAGATGATGAATTGCAACATTTCTGCATCAAATCTGCAGCCACTGAGCTATATGCAAATCATCCAATCAGCATAATGCACATTTTAACAACATATTTGAAACGAAAGAGGCAGAGATAAAATGCCTATTGGCCATGGTATATTCAAAAACACATTGCAGAAGTAAGGCCAAATATTTACCATGCACAAGAAATAAGAAGATTCAGGTAGCACAAGTTTCCTCGAGCTCTAGGAAGAAAATCTTCTTCATAACGTACCACCAAATTTCCGAGTATATCCCACACATAGGGTCTTGCATTTGTAACATAATCATTTACTCGAGCTATTAACTCTTGCGATGAGGGTGCCAAATGAGTTAGATAAATAGTGCTGCAATTGCCAAGAATAATATTAAGAAGGATTACATGGATATCATGATTCCAAAAACATGAATGATGATTCCCAGCCCAACAAGTTAGTAATGCAGAGCGACATGCTTCCATTACTAAGGCCATCTGATCGGTAGGTATCTTCTTCGAATTTGATGACCTCCATTCACCCATTGCATCAATGATTCCTCTGATAACAGGTTCACAATATGAAGTGGTTACCATAGTGCATCCTTTTGCAGAGCCCTGTAATGAGCAAAAAAACAGATCATAATGCTCTGTAGATCCAAAattgtcttaaaaaaaaaaacaaaaaagcatAATATAAATATAGTGTAAGTTAAACCCATACAGTTAGACGTTGAAGAAGTGTTAAAGCCTTCACTCTAACACTGTAATCACGCATCTTTCCCATGCTTTGCACAACCTGAAAAAGTAGCTCTTTCCTTTCAAGAAGCTTCACTGCCCCATTACCACATAGAGCTGACAGACATTTACAACATTAATTTTACTAAAAATGAAAAGCAATAGACTTGACAAAGAGAAATCACCATGGAATAAATATACCTAGCACAGAGAATAGCTCCAGGACAGAAACTACAACTGATGTATCAGGGTTTGCACAATTATCTCCTAGCTTGGCCAACAACCTAGTGTTATTCCATACATGATATCTAGAGAGAGGCCACCTCCACAGAATGGTCTTGAGAAGAGATGTCATCTCTGTGAAATACTCAGGTGATTGAAATCGATCTTCAGAATCTTGAAATGCAAGGATAAGATTGCCAACTGTGCCAGCTTTCTTCAAAACATTCCAAACTTCCTCGTGACTTTTGCCTCTCACTGGCCCTAGGTTTGTCAGGATGTAGTTCAATGCAACTGCAGATGAGATTGCAACGGGTAATCGACATAATGACAACAAGTGTGATAAAGAAATAATAACCTCCAACATAGGATATTGGCAAATGGATTTCCCTAAGCTCTTAACTAACTGCAGGGTCACATCACCAGCCAGGTTCAACATTCTCTCATTTTCTGCTTGTAGAATCCCTTCCAGAGCTACCAGCATATCAAAAATGGAATCCTGGAAAGATAATGACATGCTCTGAGAACTAAATTACAGAAATAATGGGCCCTACCTTACCATACCGACACTCAGTACACCGACTTGGCACTTATTGACATAGTAACACAGGTATGGAGTTCAATACCGAGACGGCAAACCTTGCATACACATTAACAATTTCGTCTGTTTTTGACTTTTTTTCCTATCATAGCACTTTACACATCTTTCAAATGTTGTTAAGAGATCTTTCATACAttaaaacaaaaatttaaagCTATAAACATTGTCACAAATTGAAAATAAGTCATACAAGCATTTGCAATATTGTGCATCATGTCATTTAAGCTAAATACAACATCCTTACACTGCATTAACATCACATTAATGACCGTCCTTGATAAAAAGACAGCAATTGTTTATAAATTTTGGATTGGAGAAACAATAGAGACAGAATAGGGGGGAAAACAGAAGGCATGTGTGTTGAATCATAGTTTGTTGATCGGTGTCATATTAGATTAAAATTCTGAAATCTAAGATACAAACATCATCTTTCCTGACTTTTGGACCTGAAAATGCTTGGATATAATAAAACTTACAGCTTTTCTGATTCAAGAAGCTCCCTAGCATTTAAAGCCACCATTTTGACCCAATTCCAAAAATCTCGAATTTGTTCTTGAGTTAGACTGTTGACCTTCTAATTTTGCTAGGAATTTGAATTTCAGAATATATCTATTGAATTTTAAACAATATTCATGTAAGTAAGAATTGTTTACGAGTTACAAGTGTTGGTGCAAGAGCAGATTCACTGTGGGAAGAGCAGGTCTCTTAATCCTTTTTTCCCCTTATAAGGAAGCAAGTGTGGGGACAAGTTTCTAGGGAGATTCCAGAGTGGGTGAAGCATGCTAAGCAGAAGATTCCTGCTACTAATGTTTACTTTCACCTTTCAATTGCCTGCCTGTTGAGTTAATAGTTATAGGCTGCCCACAGAAATAAAAACCTCCAGCTTCCTCTCCAATGCAACGAAATGGTGACCAAAAAAGTGATCAGAACCTTTTGGCTTTGCACCAATCAGCAAACTGAACCATATCAAAGTAGTATTGTTTGACATAAGGCAGTATAGTACTGGATACCTTGCACTCTGCAGGGTATCCCAGCGATATGCCTTGTGCTGGGCCAAACTCCAATAATCACATGCCTTCATGGATATAAAATTGCTTTTTGACATTCCCTAGTCAATGTAAAGATACTAGCGAGCAGCAAAGGATTCTGTGTTATAGTATTATAAAATTGTATATCTATCACATAACATGCAAAAATGATGACCATCCATCTTGCAGTGTCCCATTAGCACTAGAAGAGACGTTTCCAAATATCTAAACAAAACAGTCACAAATAgtcaaaagagaagaggaagaaaaatctTCATTGTGATGCAGCTAGAAACATATTTTAACTATTGAAGACTCAAAACTTATAATAATGAAGCACATAatcattcaaaatgatttatTTCTACTTTAACAAATACAAAAGGCAATCAAGATATTCTCAAGATTATTACAAATTTAGAATTACTCATGAATATATGTCGGGCAAATAATTACACAATTTATTACAAACTACTTGTACTTTCAAGTGAAATCAGGAAGCCAATACTTTTGTCTTGATGCTTTCATCCAACATGCACCTTTGTTCTGGCAAACTGGTTCTAAGCCACTTAGTCTCTAGGCTCACAAGCATGTGAATCCAATCTAGATTAGCTGGTTTAACCCAACATAGTAGAGATATCTCTTTCCTTTAATAATACTCATTTCTTCTTTCTCACTAAGGATATAAAAGGCACCTTCTCTTTTTCCCTCATCTCTACAGCCCCACCACCTCAAGCCTCACACTGGCGGTGAAAATAGACCAGGTAATACCCGGCCAAATTTGTTTCCATACCCAAAACTATATGGATATGGAAATAAATTTCAGCATCTGAGATTAATACCATATATGTATCCATATCCATTAAAAAAACAAAGgataaaaatattgatagacAACTATCGGATGCATGGTTCTATTTCCAATCCTATTTAGGCTTATATAGCTCGCATGAACCTGAAAAGCAAAGAAGCACTAAGATTAGAATCATCTTAACTTGATTTACCTTCTATACAGAGATACCTTTGGTTTGGTGGTTCTAGAGTTTAACTATCCGATTTATATCCATATTGTCAATATCTAATTTGTTTTTGTAttcatttaatataaaatatggaTATGATATTTTAGCATCCAataaatatccatatccatactcATCAACCAAGAATTGATACAAATATAGATCATTGATATCCAATCGATATCTGATCCATTTTCAGCCCTATTTTGAACTGAACATTGGATGAGATGGCTGATTGTTCAGGATCCTCTTGTCCTTGTGCCAATGAAAACATCCATGGATGACATAAATGATCTTTTGCTCTCCCATTCCATCTTGTCTCAAATgcgttttcctttctttcttcttcagttTCTGATAACCTGTGCCTGCAGGATGCTTCGCTCCTCTGGTCATTTCTTGCTGTCTTGCTTGGATATGTATCAGTTTTATCTTTCCCTTTTCCTATCTCATTTCTCCAGATCATGTCTAGTTGCCCTGCTTTCATCATCACCATTTTAATCCATATTTTCTTGTCCATATTGTCCTTGTTCTGTGATTTTAGGCTTCTATATCCATTTCAACCAAAAGAGAGAGGGATTTTCACCCCGCCCTTACATCTTCTCTTAGGTGTGTTTCCTTCTTTTctcctccccttttttttttttttttttttttgcaaagagAAAATTTCAGAGATTTCTCAAACTCCTGCTTGCATTGATATGTTCAAAGTTTGCATCAGTTATTGAGTAATTGTCGATCAACTCGTCTATTTCTTTTCACAAGAATCAATTGATTTGTCATTAAACTTAGCTTTTATATGTGCATAGTTCAAATAGTTTTTGATGATTTAAACTAGACATCAATTTTAACTTATATAAACAATTATACATATAATAAAAGATTCtacaaaatgataaaatttgGTAATGCTTAAAATCATGACTACTAATTTTATGCAATTGGTGAAATGCTAAACAGGGTAATGTTGCAAGAACTTCAGGCAGATTCATCCCTATTTGGGCTTTTCTCAGCATGGCTATGGCTCAAAAATCTTATTATGCAGATAcaagattagatttttttatcttttctaaaCTAATAACACTATAGAACCAGCCTATCTTTCCAGGATTGGTGCATTGACCTAAAAAAATACTGTGCATCTGACATTTTATAAACTTTCTCTGAACCTTTAATGCTTTGGCTGCTTTGGTTAAATACAATTGGGTTAAATAAAGAATGAACTTTATGAAATAGATGCATGACCAGTTTATAATTTATTCGATAAAAAAGAAACATATGAAGAGAAAAGCTTTAAACAGAACTCCTAAAAAGAAATCATATTTCAAGGATTCAATACCATATGTTTCTTGCAATTCCCATTACTTTGTTTCCCATAATTGATTAGGGTGATTCGGCATGCAACCTTATTCTCATTTTTTTGTTTTATGCAATAGTGCAAAAGCAGCAATAATGAGATATTAGTGGAGATTCAGATTTACTGTTTGAATTGGCTTCTGTACTGCAAGAGGCAGTAAGGGTTTTAAGGGATCCAATCTTCTCTTTAGATGAGATAAACAGAAAAATAGCATCACCATTTTCACCGGACAGCACAGGTCAGCATTTATTGATGTCAAATGATGGCATCAGCAAACAAGCTAGAGATGCAAATTGGCATGTTTCAAGGCGCAACTTTATTGGTTTATCAGCAGTTGAGCAGAAGTAAATGCTAGTCAGTCATCAAGTTGCTAAGCAGAAGCAGGTTTGCCGTGCTTCTTGGGCTAGTCTTGATGAGGCTTCAAACCTGGTAAGTTATTGAGTTGTCTCAGATTTGTGCTCTCACCACTCTAAGCTATTCAGAAACAataattttgcttttcttttggtTAGTTATAAGTTACATGCAACTATTTTGATCTCCAAAATAGCATAAAATAGCAAAATGCAAATTGTGATGGGTTGACCTTGGAGAAAAGGAGCACTTGGTCTACTAGACATACACCAGATGAAAATAAGGCTTTTACTCTATCCCTATCAACCATTGGCAATATCGTCCTTACGCCGAAaagccttctttctttcttttggttGAGATGGGTAACCACTCTACTGTGGATATACCCCCAGAGAATAGAGCCCAAATGATTGGCCGCACCAGTAGCTACCCAAACAGCTGCAGCACTGCATTCTACGCAGCCAAAAAGCAAGTTCAATCGCATACCAAACATGCAAATACTCAATCATCGGTGGTATTCGCAGTTTCATGCCTCATGGGTTAAATCTCCTATCAGATTAATTTGGTTTTTCTTAACATTTCAATAGGAAAAAAACAAACTACAGGTATCCAATAACCAGTATCACAAAATAGGAATTCACAAATTTATGGAAAAAATAACGTGCTGTTgctgcttcctttttttttttttttttttgggtcgcgCTTCTACTGTACTTGAGTTTTATCATCACTTATATGgggatatatcatttattttaattttcttaatgCTTCTGGAATCTATTTTAATCCATTTACAAACttctattacaatgtatcagaacaTTTCCTATTTATGATTTCTTACCATGTGCTGAAAGATTGTTGAGCCAGTCCCAAAGAACAACTAACAGATATGAATGTGCCAATGAAGATAGTATGAGTTTTATGGAGGCATGGTCAGACATCAATTTTTTATTCCAGTTGATGTTATTCTACATATGAGGATAAAAAATGACATGATATTCATATGCATGTTATTAAGAGTTTCACACTCTCCCCTTTACAATACCATGTTTATGTTTTACATGACAGTGCTCCGAAATTTCTTTGATCCAGATCTTTCCTATCATTGCAATATAGTAATGGGTCATTACATAAATGACATTACACCAAACGAAGTCATGGGCTCAACATTCATGCCTCTGTAAAGCTAGGTGTCTATTTACAATTTATCTCTCAGCAGATGCCATCTGCAGAGCATTTCATCGTAACCACTCATGTTAGACCACACTTTAAACCAATCAACACATATTATGCACCTGTTTGGATAATCTTGTAAAATCCCACTAGATTCATCAGATTCCATACACCCAATTGAAGATAGAGAGGGTGGGATGAAGGATGAGGTGAAGGGtgggaggaagaaggagagggagagggcagGAGGttggtggggggagaggcccgaACACCgcaaagaaaaaagaataaacaCTTGTGGAGGTCTCATTTTTTTCCCTCCACCGGAACGGGCTTCAAGATGTCCTGTTTAAGTGGGTTGGTTCATGCCCTTTATACTTTTATATTGGAAATCCTGTTCCCAATCCCACAAATCCAGCAGGATTATCCAAACAGGACCTAATAGCATAAAATTTTCATGCATGGAAGAAAAATTACATGCTTGAACTTATAATTAATACTCTGTCTTCTTTACCACAATTACAGATGAATGTATCAGGTCATCAAATTCTTTCATACTTTGGAGGATCTTAGAATCAACAAACCTTCTAGTTAAGCTTCAGCTATCGAGTATCGACAGCCTTGTATGGACCATAATGCAGAGTACCATAATTCACCCTTAGCACTGACCACTGGACCAGTCCTTCCTGAAGAATTCCCTCTCCATAACAAAGCTTAGTTTTTGTTTGCTCCCAGGATCAATCAGTCTAGGCAGTCAATCCAGTCCAGCCCACCAGTTAAGTTAGCGGTGGATGGAATCTTCCAGTAATGAATGAAAAGCAgaatgtttcttttctttctttcttaatctTTTTGGAGGgatcgaaaaatttttattttgtatatttttttttctattggaaATTCTATACTGTGCCGGCTCAAGCAACAACATAGAGAGCAAAGACAACATATATTTCTAGGAACATGCTTTATAAGTGTATCTTTAAGCAAGAAGCATGAAAAATTGATTTAATCACAAAGAGTCATAAAGGAAGGCAAAATCCATATGCTCATGCATGGAATATGGAGTGTAAACAATAGTGATACCCCAAGGTGAATATGATAGCAATGTCCTTATGCTCAATTAAGAATAGATGAATGCAATCCAGTGTAACTACTATGATTCCAGCAAAAGAATATCTCTAATATTATCTGTACTATTACAACATCAATTTCTTGACATGGGAAAAGTCATGTCCAGGTTAGGATTTCTAGAGATGCAGTTTCTCCTTTTGGGAGGATTTTTCCTTTGGCAGCCTTCAAAAGGATAAACTTTGCATCTTTACCTCCATGattttccttttcatttttgtCATACTACCTTAGTTTGTCTAGGTTAAAAGTTAACTTGTTCATCAACAACATTATCCTCAGTTTATATTAATTCTTTATGTTTCAAGGTAAATATATGAATTTGGGTGTTC
Proteins encoded in this region:
- the LOC105059827 gene encoding BTB/POZ domain-containing protein At1g04390 isoform X5 yields the protein MTSLLKTILWRWPLSRYHVWNNTRLLAKLGDNCANPDTSVVVSVLELFSVLALCGNGAVKLLERKELLFQVVQSMGKMRDYSVRVKALTLLQRLTGSAKGCTMVTTSYCEPVIRGIIDAMGEWRSSNSKKIPTDQMALVMEACRSALLTCWAGNHHSCFWNHDIHVILLNIILGNCSTIYLTHLAPSSQELIARVNDYVTNARPYVWDILGNLVVRYEEDFLPRARGNLCYLNLLISCACSVAADLMQKCCNSSSSYTSELEPVLRAVSLMVFSSSKYIQRQARHCLSDMVGPFGDAYLKCILASLQLNATGQVSLLSESLRAVNNLMSLACYSTLPLYQKLIVNSEGIKILSGIIKMCLNSDIHVSRSSVASHLRSSSDGKTCCWSHVEDWEGEDILLFYSLQTLSQLIEFSNLSCNHHKLTSGEIVICTMCEHCESQDLINILQYISSNIFGSGPQWYSAHILSFFGFYGFPSKIGRKMERALHEDVLADLELLLSNGQSLTVHGAILAARCPYLLPPKESFQKEKTWGDGSSKEQESRKDKGRSRHEVRMSDRVDSGALKKILEYVYTGFIHVDDDLVKPLKVLAKCCGLRSLSDMLHRKLPKWGTSSPSCIFNGALEPTGHLLSDVILEARAAEGMIWSCTLCQSSSPHKHAHKIVLYSGSDYLRALFQSGMHDSHSQIIKVPVGWEALVKLVSWFYLGELPSISIDCIWSNMDAEQQFHELQAYVELSSLAEFWCLEDVGEQSLKVVVSCLKSDKRSSVEIISFAASIGQWKIVEAGVNSIAPLYPKLLDAGELEDLDEEVLDMLRSGYVCYSQGSCNWSD
- the LOC105059827 gene encoding BTB/POZ domain-containing protein At1g04390 isoform X3, with translation MGSSSKAGKGRKCELSDYILILQRRLHEALSLGIKFCGNKMRKWQCMDAEIQAHALKTMAAFINCLSFSLLQHPLIKDSIFDMLVALEGILQAENERMLNLAGDVTLQLVKSLGKSICQYPMLEVIISLSHLLSLCRLPVAISSAVALNYILTNLGPVRGKSHEEVWNVLKKAGTVGNLILAFQDSEDRFQSPEYFTEMTSLLKTILWRWPLSRYHVWNNTRLLAKLGDNCANPDTSVVVSVLELFSVLALCGNGAVKLLERKELLFQVVQSMGKMRDYSVRVKALTLLQRLTGSAKGCTMVTTSYCEPVIRGIIDAMGEWRSSNSKKIPTDQMALVMEACRSALLTCWAGNHHSCFWNHDIHVILLNIILGNCSTIYLTHLAPSSQELIARVNDYVTNARPYVWDILGNLVVRYEEDFLPRARGNLCYLNLLISCACSVAADLMQKCCNSSSSYTSELEPVLRAVSLMVFSSSKYIQRQARHCLSDMVGPFGDAYLKCILASLQLNATGQVSLLSESLRAVNNLMSLACYSTLPLYQKLIVNSEGIKILSGIIKMCLNSDIHVSRSSVASHLRSSSDGKTCCWSHVEDWEGEDILLFYSLQTLSQLIEFSNLSCNHHKLTSGEIVICTMCEHCESQDLINILQYISSNIFGSGPQWYSAHILSFFGFYGFPSKIGRKMERALHEDVLADLELLLSNGQSLTVHGAILAARCPYLLPPKESFQKEKTWGDGSSKEQESRKDKGRSRHEVRMSDRVDSGALKKILEYVYTGFIHVDDDLVKPLKVLAKCCGLRSLSDMLHRKLPKWGTSSPSCIFNGALEPTGHLLSDVILEARAAEGMIWSCTLCQSSSPHKHAHKIVLYSGSDYLRALFQSGMHDRSSKFLLAGKRWLN